Genomic window (Cryptococcus deuterogattii R265 chromosome 7, complete sequence):
CTAACGAAATTGAGGAACCTCCTTGTCAcctgcttcttctggcCATCGTCACATAAGGGGTCACCAGTGATCATGCAGAACTTGCTGTTCATAGTAGAGTAGCCGATTGCGGCACCAGTCTCACGGTCTCGCCAAATGTCGAACCGGTCGTCAAGCCATGAAGTGTTGGTGGCATCACCATAATTGGCAATAAGATTCTCGATAGGAGGAGGGTTGTCAGGATCAATCTTTTTAAGAGTGTCTGCATCGCCATGTGGAAGACTAGGGGGTTTGGTGGGCAAAGAGTGGGGATCGCGGTGCCACAGGGTAGACAATCGCACATCTGGCAAGTTAAGGAAGAAAGTAACGATACGCTCAACACCAAGGCCCGCACCGCCATGTGGGGGCATACCCCAGTCGAACGCCTGGAGGTATTCTGCCATCTCGTCTTCATTGATACCCGACTCCTCCATGCTCTCACGAAGCTTCTTGGGGTCATTAATACGCTGACCGCCGGTGCAGATTTCCTGGCCTCGGATGAACATGTCAAAGGAGTTGGTGATCTTCCCGTCGTTGGCAGTGTAGAATGGTCGGGCAGACACAGGGAACTTGTCAATAACATAGTAATCGGTACCgagcttctccttgattAGCTCACCAAGACGAATCTCGTCAGGCGTAGAGAaatcgtcttcttcaacatctcGACCGTCGTCACGCAACATTTGCACGGCCTCATGGAAGGGAATGATAGGTGTCTCTTCCGGAAGCTGGAAGTCATCGCTGGGGAAGAACTCTCGTACCCgatcaagctcaagcttcATGCCTTTGATGGCCTTGAATATGTTACGAAGAACAATATCGAGGACTCGGAAGACTTCATAGTATTCTTGTTGGATAGTCATTTCAATATCCAGACCGGTGTACTCGGTAAGGTGTCGGTGAGTGTTGCTGTTCTCTGCACGGAAAACAGGTCCTATCTAAGATAAGTGTCAGCATTGTATTATGatcaaaaatggaaaaacATGCCTCGTAAACACGACGGAAGTCAGCTGAAATTGCCATCTGTTTCATCAGCTGAGGACTCTGAGCCAGGAAGGCCTTTCGCCCAAAATAGTTCACCCGAAACACTTCTGCACCACTCTCTGTCGCCGAAGGTTGTAGCTTAGGCGTGTTGATTTCCAAAAAGCCCAAATCATCGAGAGTATCCCTGAAGACCTTCAGCACCTTTGCACGAATTTTGAAGATCGCTTGGGTGGTCGGGTGTCGCAAGTCAAGAGTACGATTACGAAGACGAGTACTCTGAGGAGGTCGGTCACCGTGCGCGAGATTGAATGGGATATCGTGAGAAGTCTCCACAAGGTATAGACGCTCAATATCGAGTTCTAAAGGAGTGTCGACGGCAGCTGTAATGGGCTTAGGGGGCTCGCGAAGGGTACCGAAGACTTGAACAATGGCCTCACCGGGGAGGTGCTGGACCCACTTGATCATGTGCTCCGAAGCGTGCTCAGAAAGGACACCTTGAATGACAAATCCTcgttgacgaagaagaataaagttgagatgggaagagaggtcCCGTTGCTGGTGGATACGACCTCGGATGTTAACCTTTGTGCCAGCAGGCATGCCAATCACGTCTTCAAACGGTGTgatctcctccaactcATTGATGTCACCATAGCTTGCCCGAGTCTCAGGATCTTCTTCTAGTTGAGCCTTCTCATCGGCAATCTGGCGCCGACGTTGTATTTCATGCTTTTCATGCTCtatcatttccttcttagCTTCCTGTCTTGCCTGTTCACGTTGCTTCTCCGCGGCATGTCTTGCCTCCTTTTCATGGGTTGAAGAACGAGCAAGCTCAGGTCTGTCCTCACTGTTGGAATTTGAAGGTTTGAGAACCCGACCAAGTTTAATAATAGGGTTTGTTGTTGTGTCTGTAGAGGACATGTTGTTCCTTGGATTACACAAATGGATTTACGAAAATTAACtgaaggtggaaggggaaaaggatattGGTTAACAGCCTTTACGTGCGCAGCGAGGGGTGTCACCTCTGTCCGACGACTTGGCCGAGAGGATCATTCCGCTAT
Coding sequences:
- a CDS encoding aspartate-tRNA(Asn) ligase, producing the protein MSSTDTTTNPIIKLGRVLKPSNSNSEDRPELARSSTHEKEARHAAEKQREQARQEAKKEMIEHEKHEIQRRRQIADEKAQLEEDPETRASYGDINELEEITPFEDVIGMPAGTKVNIRGRIHQQRDLSSHLNFILLRQRGFVIQGVLSEHASEHMIKWVQHLPGEAIVQVFGTLREPPKPITAAVDTPLELDIERLYLVETSHDIPFNLAHGDRPPQSTRLRNRTLDLRHPTTQAIFKIRAKVLKVFRDTLDDLGFLEINTPKLQPSATESGAEVFRVNYFGRKAFLAQSPQLMKQMAISADFRRVYEIGPVFRAENSNTHRHLTEYTGLDIEMTIQQEYYEVFRVLDIVLRNIFKAIKGMKLELDRVREFFPSDDFQLPEETPIIPFHEAVQMLRDDGRDVEEDDFSTPDEIRLGELIKEKLGTDYYVIDKFPVSARPFYTANDGKITNSFDMFIRGQEICTGGQRINDPKKLRESMEESGINEDEMAEYLQAFDWGMPPHGGAGLGVERIVTFFLNLPDVRLSTLWHRDPHSLPTKPPSLPHGDADTLKKIDPDNPPPIENLIANYGDATNTSWLDDRFDIWRDRETGAAIGYSTMNSKFCMITGDPLCDDGQKKQVTRRFLNFVSGEVKMKPVWLLVSEMMMDILVYEFGWRALSCTQEQRSNSDKADPSVVQSSAQKKGVFNVREVEPTEEIQKKCDVRIEEWSAGRDRKGKQVHLTEVAPWKDTEHRRYFVAQSDHNANEMGENNEPNSKKGEQTIDTLVVLARLAPSKGYQLKWALDFPGSPHDAIECTVQAALSAVPGEPVTFGTAVSESLVTKHGIRGLRATFMERTYRSIVKSLSLDKKAGFREKFGVSGDLTYICYPKGGVKLYELKDIVKFFE